A part of Capsicum annuum cultivar UCD-10X-F1 chromosome 6, UCD10Xv1.1, whole genome shotgun sequence genomic DNA contains:
- the LOC107875958 gene encoding protein PHYTOCHROME KINASE SUBSTRATE 3 has translation MEANNIATSLRVASFSCYLSNPDDQSFIHKLGGSYEEPYPAVVLPPENPFSVRATIKPSSNNTHDNLAHLRVESFSSYLKTEEDNFAFKTSGAAPVQDPTIAFVFPQQTLVGTQKHQERAKSKDGELSIFGADKYFDKKMEYGAVPTTGVKYGGQTNKGMVDVPHLKPSSRTGAPSICSEASSFNSQSALLQNLPRNRCQTNQKKITGRRFFASFGCQGPCSGKKAVRVDRSSEPGLSQPGSKHSAGHFALSSGTASVDEKLRVVKKDLDDQDLTIEEQRKSIEVFGSGKMRKGDIAGNLERKLSMLSWDAIPKAQILSTTTIGSSTVCDDMASDASSDLFEIENISSCGYGVMNTQTSDYVPGCMSPATTQYAPSEASIEWSVITASAADYSSVISDYDAKRISINADTNTKTNKNAVGKEDQKARPGGLLGCKSLKAVSVVETVYKTSEKTKHHQRG, from the coding sequence ATGGAAGCCAATAATATTGCAACCAGCCTTCGTGTAGCATCATTTTCTTGTTACCTCAGTAACCCTGATGATCAGAGCTTTATACACAAACTAGGAGGCTCTTATGAAGAGCCTTATCCTGCTGTTGTTTTACCACCTGAGAACCCCTTTTCTGTAAGAGCTACTATTAAGCCATCCTCAAATAACACTCACGATAACCTTGCCCATCTCCGTGTTGAGTCTTTCTCTTCTTATCTCAAGACCGAAGAAGACAACTTCGCGTTTAAGACCTCCGGTGCTGCGCCTGTTCAAGATCCTACTATTGCATTTGTTTTTCCTCAGCAGACTTTGGTTGGCACTCAGAAACACCAAGAAAGAGCCAAGTCAAAGGACGGGGAACTAAGCATATTTGGAGCTGACAAGTATTTCGACAAGAAAATGGAATATGGAGCTGTTCCTACAACTGGGGTGAAGTATGGTGGACAGACGAACAAAGGGATGGTGGATGTGCCCCACCTGAAACCCAGTTCCCGGACAGGAGCTCCAAGCATTTGTTCAGAAGCAAGCAGTTTTAATAGCCAAAGTGCACTGTTGCAAAATCTTCCGAGAAATAGATGTCAAACAAACCAGAAGAAGATAACAGGAAGGAGATTTTTCGCCAGCTTTGGTTGCCAAGGGCCTTGTTCGGGAAAAAAAGCAGTCCGTGTGGATAGAAGCTCGGAACCTGGACTTTCCCAGCCAGGATCAAAGCATTCAGCAGGTCATTTTGCATTAAGTTCTGGCACGGCTTCTGTGGACGAGAAATTGAGAGTAGTCAAAAAAGACTTGGATGATCAAGATCTAACCATCGAAGAGCAAAGAAAATCAATAGAAGTGTTTGGCTCAGGAAAAATGAGAAAAGGAGACATAGCAGGGAATTTAGAAAGGAAACTCTCCATGTTATCTTGGGACGCCATTCCTAAAGCCCAAATTCTGTCTACTACAACCATCGGAAGCAGCACAGTTTGCGATGACATGGCTAGTGATGCCAGCTCCGACTTATTCGAAATAGAGAATATATCTAGCTGTGGATATGGAGTCATGAatacacaaactagtgattatGTGCCTGGCTGCATGTCCCCAGCAACAACCCAGTATGCACCAAGTGAGGCCAGTATTGAGTGGAGTGTTATCACAGCCAGTGCTGCTGATTACTCATCAGTTATCTCAGATTATGATGCAAAGAGAATTAGCATTAATGCTGATACAAACACCAAAACCAATAAGAATGCAGTTGGCAAAGAAGATCAAAAAGCCCGCCCAGGTGGGCTTTTAGGTTGCAAGAGCCTCAAAGCAGTAAGTGTGGTTGAAACTGTATACAAGACTAGTGAGAAGACAAAGCATCACCAACGCGGTTAA